A part of Solibacillus sp. FSL H8-0538 genomic DNA contains:
- a CDS encoding S-layer homology domain-containing protein: MFKKTIGLLLALMLIVSISTQSKSYASDITGHQMVNELTYWANLNVIRPDAKGNYNPNRAVTRGEFASYITRALNLPASTQHTFKDLKEGSALTLEIQAASGSNILSGYPDGTFRPNDKITRQHMAALLQKALRYQNVPLEVTPLTFKDNIKISDQFKPAVATNVYYNIIRGSHTNKGVYFEPQGSATIAHAAAFLFRMNTTVKQYAVNVDPEPTPDPSPEPTPTPEPEVNVFYVGSISNATVTKNPTVYFTYEQAEAAYKASDSLNLIFQDDKIIKMSSGIASAADTSLNTVSVYSMKDFKKAVTYAVEGSEFKYIGSGEDYAIVQLADTKGYVKMSEVTLTPTSLIKGQNYYYIAGGFLTHKTYNHITQSYNGDYVVGAAPAFMKSNVNYYSQDGVNFYSDKLQTKLVGTDYQYFQFASIRQHSNYTAEELDNMIMTLLQERQATGIARYAKATTESRLIGMGALLKQVEASHNVNALFILAASMHEGDYGISKNSLEKNNIFGIKVFDSDTTLGSSYASRDDSVMAFLNMYVNLNYVPQSGGFAKGAAPGNKTAGMNVHYASDPFWGSKIAGHMYRMDNRFGKKDFGNGQLAMAVNGGDLVNTRAEASASSTKVFTYKAKVVGETGMFGYPVIILEETSAADGYVWYKVYSDDNPPAQQYVWIRSDLVKKLPAY; the protein is encoded by the coding sequence GTGTTCAAAAAAACTATCGGACTACTATTAGCGCTAATGCTAATCGTATCCATTTCAACACAATCAAAATCTTACGCAAGTGACATAACGGGTCATCAAATGGTCAATGAACTTACATATTGGGCTAACTTAAATGTAATACGTCCAGATGCGAAAGGCAATTACAATCCAAATCGCGCGGTCACACGTGGTGAATTCGCTTCCTACATAACGCGCGCATTAAATCTACCAGCATCAACGCAGCATACGTTTAAGGATTTAAAAGAAGGCTCTGCCCTGACTTTAGAAATTCAAGCGGCATCTGGGTCAAACATTTTAAGCGGCTATCCAGACGGTACATTTAGACCAAATGACAAAATTACACGTCAACATATGGCTGCCTTATTACAAAAGGCGCTGCGCTATCAAAATGTACCACTTGAAGTAACACCATTAACATTTAAAGATAATATTAAAATTAGTGATCAGTTTAAACCAGCTGTTGCTACGAATGTTTACTATAATATCATCCGTGGTTCTCATACAAATAAAGGTGTCTATTTTGAACCTCAAGGATCGGCAACGATTGCACACGCAGCTGCCTTTCTATTCCGTATGAATACAACCGTCAAGCAATATGCGGTAAATGTGGATCCAGAACCAACACCTGATCCATCGCCGGAGCCAACACCGACACCTGAACCCGAAGTAAACGTCTTTTATGTCGGGTCAATTTCAAACGCTACAGTGACAAAAAATCCGACCGTTTACTTCACTTATGAGCAAGCTGAAGCGGCTTACAAAGCATCGGATTCACTGAATTTAATTTTTCAAGACGATAAAATTATCAAAATGAGCAGCGGCATTGCATCAGCAGCTGACACATCATTAAATACTGTATCAGTTTATTCAATGAAGGACTTTAAAAAAGCAGTTACCTATGCAGTTGAAGGTTCTGAGTTCAAATATATCGGCAGTGGTGAAGATTATGCAATCGTCCAGTTAGCGGATACAAAGGGCTATGTGAAAATGAGCGAAGTCACGTTAACACCAACTAGCCTAATTAAAGGACAAAACTATTATTATATTGCAGGTGGTTTTTTAACGCATAAAACATATAATCACATAACGCAAAGCTATAACGGAGATTATGTTGTCGGAGCCGCCCCTGCATTTATGAAATCTAACGTAAACTATTACAGCCAGGACGGTGTGAATTTCTATAGTGACAAGCTGCAAACAAAGCTTGTCGGCACAGACTATCAATATTTCCAGTTCGCATCGATTCGTCAACATTCAAATTATACTGCCGAAGAACTAGACAACATGATTATGACACTTTTACAAGAGCGTCAAGCAACAGGGATCGCCCGCTATGCAAAGGCAACAACTGAATCTCGTCTAATTGGTATGGGGGCATTACTGAAACAAGTGGAAGCCTCTCATAACGTAAACGCGCTATTCATTTTAGCTGCGTCGATGCATGAAGGGGATTATGGTATTAGTAAAAACTCACTTGAGAAAAACAATATTTTTGGAATTAAAGTATTCGATTCAGATACAACATTAGGGTCAAGCTATGCATCACGTGATGATAGTGTCATGGCGTTCCTAAATATGTATGTAAACCTTAACTATGTACCACAATCAGGTGGCTTTGCAAAAGGGGCTGCTCCTGGTAATAAAACGGCCGGCATGAATGTTCACTATGCATCGGATCCGTTCTGGGGTAGTAAAATTGCTGGTCATATGTACCGCATGGACAACCGTTTTGGTAAGAAGGATTTCGGTAACGGCCAGTTAGCCATGGCAGTCAATGGTGGCGATCTCGTTAATACACGTGCAGAAGCATCTGCATCTTCTACAAAAGTATTTACCTATAAGGCTAAAGTTGTTGGTGAAACAGGCATGTTCGGCTATCCTGTCATCATTCTTGAAGAAACATCAGCTGCAGACGGCTATGTTTGGTACAAAGTCTATTCTGACGATAACCCACCAGCACAACAATATGTATGGATTCGTTCAGATTTAGTAAAAAAATTACCTGCTTATTAA
- a CDS encoding O-antigen ligase family protein translates to MKDISVKIGKQEWLELLLAIAVLIAATLLPSQIALYSTAVFFTIFAFFKPFQALVILVPYVIFRSLFIEINPGMKLIGDLMTFVVLARLFLLNIRQVKTWFHFKPFEWFFFAFLLFGAAIGYKNGVSIGAIVFQLRTFLIMYILYYILSRSELPKNFFVKLAWITVLSGVVIFVQGVVEKLTLRQELMPEAWAQKTLSSTNFVRIYGLLNNPNSLALVMFFAICAAFFLRWAYKDVQYKWILIIANVAFVGMLLLTLSRGTWIASFVFVVFFMLLARNWKLFKQIVITFIAAIVLVYYPVNLGLLVLQNMGMDNDTAPDISESGISNRFTATFDDETLTLMNESGRVFYIKKGFEVLKDYPITGAGFGTFGGSATLSYDSPIYEKYEIRSDIYGGKNFYSDNQYIQVIAETGAVGVLLFAGFLLSMVWMFWKERKTVFGQYMFGLWFATGAAGMFYNIWELKVYTMFFFMLFALFVSSRALYPMLELSKSEREQAE, encoded by the coding sequence ATGAAAGATATTTCTGTGAAAATCGGAAAACAAGAATGGTTGGAACTGCTGCTAGCAATTGCTGTATTAATTGCAGCGACACTTTTACCTTCACAAATTGCACTTTATAGTACAGCTGTGTTCTTTACGATATTTGCATTTTTCAAGCCGTTTCAAGCTTTAGTTATTTTAGTGCCATATGTTATTTTCCGTTCATTATTTATTGAAATTAATCCAGGAATGAAGTTAATCGGGGATTTAATGACATTTGTTGTTTTAGCCCGTTTATTCCTTTTGAATATTCGTCAAGTTAAAACATGGTTCCACTTTAAGCCATTTGAATGGTTCTTCTTTGCCTTTTTACTTTTTGGGGCAGCAATCGGTTATAAAAACGGGGTATCAATTGGCGCGATCGTGTTCCAATTACGTACGTTCCTCATCATGTATATTCTGTACTACATTTTAAGCCGTAGTGAATTACCGAAAAACTTCTTCGTGAAGCTGGCGTGGATAACGGTATTATCAGGCGTCGTTATTTTTGTACAAGGTGTTGTAGAAAAATTAACGTTACGTCAAGAGCTGATGCCAGAAGCATGGGCGCAGAAAACCTTGTCGTCTACAAACTTTGTACGGATATACGGATTATTAAATAATCCTAACTCATTAGCACTTGTCATGTTCTTTGCGATTTGTGCGGCGTTCTTCCTACGCTGGGCTTATAAGGACGTGCAATATAAATGGATACTAATCATTGCAAATGTAGCGTTTGTCGGTATGCTGTTGTTAACACTATCACGCGGTACATGGATTGCATCATTCGTGTTCGTGGTATTCTTCATGTTGCTAGCGCGTAATTGGAAGCTATTTAAACAAATTGTCATTACGTTTATCGCGGCCATTGTGTTAGTGTATTACCCTGTGAATTTAGGCCTTTTAGTGCTACAAAATATGGGGATGGATAATGACACAGCCCCAGATATTTCTGAAAGTGGAATTAGTAACCGCTTCACTGCAACATTTGATGATGAGACACTTACACTCATGAACGAGAGTGGCCGTGTATTCTATATTAAAAAAGGCTTTGAAGTATTAAAGGACTATCCAATTACAGGAGCTGGCTTTGGTACATTTGGTGGCTCAGCAACACTTTCATATGATTCACCAATTTATGAGAAATACGAGATTCGCTCAGATATATACGGAGGGAAAAACTTCTACTCTGACAACCAATACATTCAAGTTATCGCAGAAACAGGTGCGGTCGGCGTCTTATTATTCGCGGGCTTCTTACTGTCAATGGTATGGATGTTCTGGAAGGAACGAAAAACAGTATTCGGCCAGTATATGTTTGGTTTATGGTTTGCTACAGGGGCAGCCGGCATGTTCTATAATATTTGGGAGCTGAAAGTTTATACAATGTTCTTCTTCATGCTATTTGCACTGTTTGTAAGTAGTCGTGCCCTATATCCGATGCTCGAGCTAAGTAAATCAGAACGAGAGCAAGCTGAATAA